The Pelmatolapia mariae isolate MD_Pm_ZW linkage group LG2, Pm_UMD_F_2, whole genome shotgun sequence sequence AATCCGCTTCCTCAGAGACTCCTGGTGAAACACGGGCCATGGGGTTAGGCCTGGAGTTAGCACACTACCACTGTATCACTGAGCTTACCCTCTAGGATGCATTTCCTACTTACTCTGGTAGCAACCTTTGGATTGCAGACTATCTTAAACACTGACATGCAGacgttttttccttttatttgatTACTTATCAAtcaattaaatatatattaaattatTCCAGGAGTCCTCTTAATCTATAAAAGGTGAGGATTTTTGTGAAATCATAAATGGCTTTTAAGTCTGACAATTTAACTCTAAGAACATGATGTTCACAACAAATTAAAGCAACTCTGAATTCTCTCTGTGGAGAAGTCAGTCAATGACTTGATTGGCCACATTTCTTATGAACAAGTTTCAGTTGATTGGACAATTAATGAGgtaatttttaatatttatgtccACAGTGACACAGTGAGCCAACATACagaagcatatatatatatatatatatacctctACTCTTCTTTACAaggttgcttcagttcattgagggtTGCAAACATTATGCACAGCTCTCCcaaggtcccaccacagcatttcaattcAGCTGAGGTCTGGGTTGggctggctgtagctcaggaggtagagcaggtcatctactgatcaaCACTCAGTCCAGCCTACATGCCAAATGTCCTTGGGTAAGGTTGTAGTTGGTGGTTCACACATTGTTTCTGTATTTTGGCTTATGTTTTGGTCAGATGAATAATACCTCTTTGGTTTATCCGTGGCTgtatttaaatagttttaaagcaGCTAAAGACCAGAGGACTGTTTATTATTTACTGGCAATTAAAACCTTTGAATTTAAAGAGGGTGTACATTCTTTTATACACGATTATATGTGAAAGTACATATTCACCTTATGCGAAGGGACCTGTGGATCCATATGTTCGTGACACTCGGAGGACTGTGAGACTCTGGGGGCAGACTGGCCTGGAGGCGCCTCTAAGGAAAACACCTGGTGACTGGCTGAGTTGCAGGTTGATGTTGAAGGAGGGAATATCGATTGAAGGCCCAGTTTTAGTCTGCTGGACAGAGGCTGGGAGATGGAGGTGGGCCAGTGGGAGATCTCTGGGTTAGAGAATGAGGAGGTGGGCACCTGGGAAACTTTGGAAGCAACAACAGGCACATTATTGCCAATTCTCATATCTATGGCACCACCACTCTGAGCTGCAGCCATGTCTTCCTTTAATCCTGACAGAATCCCTGTGGTACTGGCCATCGGCTCTTGTGACATCATCAGGTGTCTCTTGAGTGGAGCCAGCTTGTGGATATTATGCGACTCCATATGGGCGTCGTCTACCCAGTCTGCATCAGTCACGTCAACTGTGTAGGTTTTCATCCTGTCGGGCTCGGGGCCATTGAAAAACCTTTTAGGTTCGCGGGACTTCCTCTTGAACTTCTTGTTAGTGCTAGGCACAGAGACCTGCTGTGGATCTTTGTTATCAGGTCTGGTCCACATATTACTCAGAGGAAGGGGATTCTTCATTTTGCAACAGTTAGGGTAACAAACAGATAACGTAAAATCGGATTTGAACACAAAAAACTGTGATATTTGGAAATGTACATTAACTACAAAATCTTAAAAATTGTCCAGTAAATCATTTCAGTTCTTTCACTGTGTAGGAGCATCAGCTGAACCTTCACCTCCTGGAAGAATGTGTTTCACTACTGCACAAAAAAGACTTTTGGTCCCAGTGTTTCATTCAGGAATACACCATTAGCTTATAACTGTGCAACACATGCGATTTCATTGCACGGACAACTGCACAATCGTGTGCATTACTTCAGTTTTACAAGCAGGTTTTCTGTGGCTCCACTCTGTCTTCGTAGCAGTCTCCTGAATAATCCACGTTAGTACATAAAGCTGTGTAACATCTGCTGCTCAGTACAAGTTGTCCCTCTGGATGGAGAAGTGCAGAGCACTTATCCTCTGCTGTAAGGTTTCTTTCTGTGAATGCAGTCCAGGCCTTCGCCTCGGAATTGGGGTTACAGTGGAACTGTCTGAGCGTGGCTCCAGTCAGTCTGCATAGCAGCACCGTGAATAACCCACACTGATACACACACTGAGCACAGATACGCTGGAGTGCAACTGCTGGACATAAAAATGAGAACAGCACATGAACAAAGTAGCAGCTCTTTAGGAGCACAATCACACTTCCATATGCAGTCACACACGCTACTCCTGCTCTATAAAACCACTTATTTACACTTTGCAAAGCAGCCGGGGGAGCAGACTCTCATTAGAGTTGCAGGATTTAAAGAATAACTTTACATACTCTGCGTAAGTGTCAGCATGGTACCGGACACAGAGTCACACGGTAGTTTCCAAACACCTCAAACTTCCCTGAAGGAGTGTCAGCAGCAGTTGCGGTGATACCCCCGGTATCGATCCATCCCTCGGCGAACTTCTGGGCCCTTCTTAAGGAAAGCTCCGGTGCCGTGCTGAGGTTTGAAACTCGGTGCGCTGTAGGCAGTCGCTTCGATCAGTGATTTGCTCTCCCGGCGTTAAAAACTGTGAACGAGTTCACTGCCTGGACTCTCTCAGTTGTCACCGCACACATCGGGTCTGGTCCTTAGTGTCCCCCTGCTTCACTGCACGCGAATACAACCTCGCGCTCCTCCAGCTCCAGTCGCTGGCGTCTGACTGGCtggagcccccccccccctccgcgcgcgtgcacacgcacacacgcacgcgagGAAGGATTTGCACATTGGTTTGTTgacgttttgttttttaaccacaACTTCGCTGTTGTAGCAGGACATCCGCGACGAAACAGACCAACAGTGCCATATGCTGGCATGAGACTCACGAGCTGAGGTGCATGTGCTCATATGAcgctgcaaaacttacagtaaAACCAAATCTGCATATTAGACAGTATTAGTGTACCTGTGACTGAGATGAGACAGCTCATCTTTCCCTGTGTAACTTGCGTAAGTTCTCCTTGCTCGGTGCCACCATTGAGGGGTAGGGGGCCACCAGGAATTTGGGGCCCCGTGAAAAAAAACGTGGATACCGCAAACCATGACAACCCTAAAAGTATAAATGGATCAATATTCTACTTAGGTAAGTAGATATTTTTGCAAGGATATATGATGATAacattattagattttttttttttttacattgattggtaccaaatacaaaaaaatatgttaacTTTTTGGAAATGTCATctataaaaagtatttttatggcttaaatattttatttgtaacatTAAGTATTGATAAATATtacttaaataatttttcaaaCAAAGTATAGCCAACTAAAACAATCTGTCATAGGCAGTGTGCAAAATATAATAGACACCTTTCCAAAAATGCTCTGTTTATGTGAGTTATAATGATAATGaattattattacaaaatacatgaaaaaaaaatctgtcaaggCAAATGGCAGCAacgtgcatttatttacagaacCCCACTTCTGTATATACAGTAGTAAAAGGAAGGGGGCGCCGGGGGATCCAGGGAAAGGGAACCAAACTCTTCTGTTCACAGAGCCGGTCACTCGCACGTCCCAGATCAAACTCCATGCTGACGCTCCTCGCAAACACACTCATCACTCAACAAGGGTCCAAGGTGAACAGCAGGAATCTGACTCAGCCGCCACCTTAAGTggtgaccaatcagatgaagaTGATGCGCAGCAGGTGAGTTGATTGTCAGCAGGTATGTAGGAACCCGAGAGAAGTACTGTCCAAGCAGGGAGGAGTGCGGAGaaaagagagacacacacacaataacaagcCGTGACAGGACACCAGAGAGGACTGCAGGACCAAGACAATTTCCCAAGGAACCTCCTGCAATTAGACACATTTTTGGCAAAAGACTTTACTTCTTAAGAAATCAGTGGTGCTGGTTCAGTGTCAGGAGTGTGGGTATGAGGGGATGGGAGTGGGACAGCTGCCTGAGCCAGAGATTAGATCAGTATAGCATGGAAGCAGGTCGGCACATAAGTGATTTAATACATATATGTATCACATTTCACATTTGTAATTGGTGCAGGCAGGTGCATGTTGgctaaaataacagaaacacattaTTTTCTGTTAGAACTGAAGTAAACTAACTAATATTAAGAAAGTCTCTCTCATGTGGACTTTGGTATAAGTTTAATttccatctgtctgtctttcttttttgaaaCATCAGCTCTCAGCATCACCTTGGAGCACGTGCACCTGAATGAAACCAAACCAGTCTTTgttgccaaaaacaaaacaacacaaatggcATGAAACAAACACGTTTATAAGTACCTTGTGAAGCAAACATTGATGGTGACATGTTAATACTTTctgtaaaataagtaaataaataaataaaagactcTTTGACTGCTCTACTATTTTTCTAGAGCCCCTGTCAGTCATGGGACCTTAGATTCATCACTTTTCTCCCCCTTAGGGCGCCTCTGAGCAGGGGTGGgcacatgagaaactgggagGGCCACACCAGTAAGCTGAACTCTTATCTCTTTAGATCCTACAATTAACAATACAGATGTTGCAATCAGgcaatgaaaatgtgaaataggCATAGTGAAAACACTAACATTTAATTATTGATTCATCAACATTATTGCTAATCTGCTCATAGTTTAATTACTTTACTACAGTTttcagttcttttgttttttgttcagtgAAAGAAATGTTGGTTGTTTTAGGGTTGAACGTGTGGCTTTACCCCTTTGCCAAAGCTGaaccaccctttgctttgttgacagcgctgcaaaccctcagccttctctcaatgagcttcatgacGCAGTCACCTGGTTTcccttcacaggtgtgcctgtcagggttcatttgtggaactGACCAGGAgtcccctctgctgctgaggataaattcatcaccagcctcagaaatcacaagttaacagcagctcagattagagcccagatagatgccacacagagctccagtagcagacacatctgtaCATGTTAagaggagactgtgtgaatcaggcctttatggtcaaacagctgctaagaaaccacgactaaggaaaagcaagaagcagaagagatttg is a genomic window containing:
- the atoh8 gene encoding transcription factor atoh8 encodes the protein MKNPLPLSNMWTRPDNKDPQQVSVPSTNKKFKRKSREPKRFFNGPEPDRMKTYTVDVTDADWVDDAHMESHNIHKLAPLKRHLMMSQEPMASTTGILSGLKEDMAAAQSGGAIDMRIGNNVPVVASKVSQVPTSSFSNPEISHWPTSISQPLSSRLKLGLQSIFPPSTSTCNSASHQVFSLEAPPGQSAPRVSQSSECHEHMDPQVPSHKESLRKRIGLSPDGSGHLPEVKAIQQTRRLLANARERTRVHTISAAFEALRKQVPCYSYGQKLSKLAILRIACNYILSLAQLAELDYSSDHSSVSFSQCVEQCTRTLQAEGRSKKRKVGRMPEDV